Proteins from one Gossypium raimondii isolate GPD5lz chromosome 8, ASM2569854v1, whole genome shotgun sequence genomic window:
- the LOC105791270 gene encoding probable receptor-like protein kinase At4g10390 yields the protein MCFKICLLVLALLGPSHPFSYSLVLPNPILIFCVASLSLPSTVSHTCSDPPTPPLKTTQLHFHPRIAFLITVSLVLLLALSFAMGLLFRCYRLRKLERRKSTSTVQPDQIKGNDLGVDGEGFVRKFRWEEIKATTKDFSRVIGQGGFSNVYLANLSGSSRGAVKIHAASDRLNQVFKQELDILLRLRHDNIVKLLGYCDDLEEGAMVFEYAPNGNLQEKLHEREKEVLSWKTRTYIAFQLAQAIEYLHEKCTLQIVHGDIKPSNVLLDQYFNCKLCDFGSAKMGFSSTVVPPSCSRTKQVMVGSPGYTDPHYLRTGLASKKNDVYGLGVIILELVTGMKAFCPEKGHLLTSIVAPNLRGISEHGAEEKVAQLVDPRLAGEFDLEEARCLLSIAALCLHQCLTVRPSASQIIEMIKEKITSIGFLFTQAKDCH from the exons ATGTGTTTCAAAATTTGTCTGCTGGTACTCGCTTTATTAGGTCCATCCCATCCATTCTCTTATTCTTTAGTGCTACCAAACCCAATACTCATTTTCTGCGTCGCTTCCCTCTCCTTACCTTCCACTGTTTCCCACACTTGCAGTGATCCGCCGACACCCCCTTTAAAAACAACCCAACTGCACTTTCACCCTCGAATCGCTTTTCTCATCACTGTTTCTCTTGTCTTGCTTCTTGCCTTGTCGTTTGCAATGGGGTTGTTGTTCAGATGCTACAGACTCAGGAAACTCGAACGCCGTAAATCGACGTCAACCGTTCAACCTGATCAAATCAAGGGAAACGATCTTGGCGTCGACGGTGAAGGGTTTGTCAGGAAATTCAGATGGGAAGAGATTAAAGCTACCACTAAGGATTTCTCCCGTGTGATTGGTCAGGGTGGGTTTAGCAATGTCTACTTGGCTAACTTGTCTGGTTCTAGCCGTGGAGCAGTTAAGATCCATGCCGCTAGTGATCGACTAAACCAAGTGTTCAAACAGGAACTGGACATTTTACTCCGACTTCGTCATGATAATATCGTTAAGCTTCTTGGTTACTGCGATGATCTTG AGGAAGGGGCCATGGTATTTGAGTACGCTCCTAACGGGAACTTACAAGAGAAACTACACGAAAGGGAAAAGGAAGTGCTTTCGTGGAAAACCCGCACTTACATAGCTTTCCAACTTGCTCAAGCAATCGAATACCTACACGAAAAGTGCACCCTCCAAATAGTTCATGGGGACATCAAGCCATCTAATGTCTTGCTAGACCAGTATTTTAATTGCAAGCTGTGCGATTTTGGGTCAGCGAAGATGGGGTTTTCTTCAACGGTGGTGCCGCCATCTTGTTCCAGGACGAAGCAAGTAATGGTTGGGTCACCAGGTTACACTGACCCTCATTACTTGAGAACTGGATTGGCCTCCAAAAAGAACGATGTTTACGGCTTGGGTGTTATTATCTTGGAACTCGTGACTGGAATGAAGGCCTTTTGTCCAGAAAAGGGACACCTGTTGACTTCAATTGTGGCACCCAATTTAAGGGGCATAAGTGAGCATGGGGCGGAGGAGAAAGTGGCACAATTGGTGGATCCACGTCTGGCTGGAGAGTTTGACTTGGAAGAAGCCAGGTGTTTGCTTTCAATTGCTGCACTTTGCCTACACCAGTGTCTCACTGTTAGACCTTCTGCTTCTCAAATCATTGAAATGATTAAGGAGAAAATCACTTCCATCGGCTTCCTGTTCACACAAGCCAAAGATTGCCATTAG